The sequence GTTGCCAACAAAGACTACCCTGCCGCTGCGATTGCCAACTCCGTCTTGGTGCGTATGCTAGAGCGAGGCGTGGTGAAAAAAGAGCAGTTGGTGAGCATCTACAAATCCCAAAGCTTCCCCACCACAGGTTATGGCATGGCTTACAACCTTAAGCCTGAGCTACAAGAAAAAATCAAAGAGGCCTTTTTCACCTTTGATTGGAAAGGCAGCAAGCTAGAAAAAGAGTTCAAGCCCGCCAATCAGACTCGATTCATTCCTATCACCTTCAAAGAGCATTGGGCGGTCGTGCGCGAAATTGATGAGGCGATGAATGTCAATTACACCTGCAAGTAAGGGGATTTTTTGCTAAAGATAGAGAATCTCACCAAGCGCTACAAGGGGGATGAGATTGCCCTCAAAGGGGTCTCCTTGGAGATCAAAAAGGGGCAAGTGGTCGGATTGATTGGCCCTTCAGGAGCGGGAAAATCGACCCTCATCCGTTGCATCAATCGCCTCATTGAGCCCAGTTCAGGAGAGGTGTGGCTAGAGGGAGTCAATCTCCCCTCCCTCTCTCGCACCAAGCTCAAAGAGGCACGGCGAGAGATGGGGATGATTTTTCAAGAGTACGCGCTTATTGAACGTCTCAGTGTGATGGAAAATGTCCTCTCTGGACGCCTTGGCTATCACTCTTTTTGGCGCACCTTTTGGCGAAGATTTCCTGAGGCAGAAGTGGAGAGAGCCTTTTATTACCTAGAGCGCGTGGGGCTCATAGAGCACTACAACAAGCGTGCCGATCAGCTCTCAGGAGGTCAAAGACAGCGTGTGGGAATCGCTAGAGCCCTAGCCCAAGAGCCCAAAGTGCTCCTCGTGGATGAGCCCACCGCTAGCCTTGACCCCAAAACCTCCCGTCAGGTAATGCGGCTCTTATTAGAGCTTTGCCGTGAAAAAGAGCTTTTAGCGATTGTGAACATCCACGATGTCCCCCTAGCCCAAGCCTTCATGGAGCGAATCGTTGGACTTAGAGCAGGAGAAGTGGTCTTTGATGGCGCCCCTAGCGAGCTTGATGAGAGAGCCCTCACGGAGAT comes from Wolinella succinogenes DSM 1740 and encodes:
- the phnC gene encoding phosphonate ABC transporter ATP-binding protein, with the translated sequence MLKIENLTKRYKGDEIALKGVSLEIKKGQVVGLIGPSGAGKSTLIRCINRLIEPSSGEVWLEGVNLPSLSRTKLKEARREMGMIFQEYALIERLSVMENVLSGRLGYHSFWRTFWRRFPEAEVERAFYYLERVGLIEHYNKRADQLSGGQRQRVGIARALAQEPKVLLVDEPTASLDPKTSRQVMRLLLELCREKELLAIVNIHDVPLAQAFMERIVGLRAGEVVFDGAPSELDERALTEIYGEEEWKTLQKTHQEESSLGEDSSLLYAKAEIAG